In Drosophila simulans strain w501 chromosome X, Prin_Dsim_3.1, whole genome shotgun sequence, one DNA window encodes the following:
- the LOC6726207 gene encoding UNC93-like protein, with the protein MTGFTNAGFENDEPVKPKAGFEPDTASLREKVVLNPAEKWRILKNISIISIAFMVQFTAFQGTANLQSSINAKDGLGTVSLSAIYAALVVSCIFLPTLIIRKLTVKWTLVCSMLCYAPYIAFQLFPRFYTLVPAGILVGMGAAPMWASKATYLTQVGQVYAKITEQAVDAIIVRFFGFFFLAWQSAELWGNLISSLVLSSGAHGGGSSSNTTVSEEDLQFCGANFCTTGSGGHGNLERPPEDEIFEISMIYLSCIVAAVCIIAFFLDPLKRYGEKRKGSNSAAELSGLQLLSATFRQMKKPNLQLLIPITVFIGMEQAFIGADFTQAYVACALGVNKIGFVMICFGVVNALCSILFGSVMKYIGRTPIIVLGAVVHFTLITVELFWRPNPDNPIIFYAMSGLWGVGDAVWQTQINGLYGLLFRRNKEAAFSNYRLWESAGFVIAYAYATTLCTQMKLYILLAVLTLGCIGYVIVEILYRKKQRKLKKQEKLEAAEKEKEAAAAAAAAALAAAEAGADGVEETDDELDDLEEDIVVTRL; encoded by the exons ATGACTGGTTTCACGAACGCCGGTTTCGAGAACGATGAGCCCGTCAAG ccaaaaGCTGGTTTCGAGCCCGACACCGCCTCGCTGCGAGAGAAAGTTGTGCTGAATCCGGCCGAGAAATGGCGCATCTTAAAGAATATCTCGATCATCTCGATCGCCTTCATGGTGCAGTTTACAGCGTTTCAG GGCACGGCCAATCTGCAATCCTCTATAAACGCAAAGGATGGCCTGGGCACAGTGTCGCTTAGTGCGATCTACGCCGCCTTGGTGGTCTCCTGCATCTTCCTGCCCACTCTGATCATTAGGAAACTAACGGTCAAATGGACATTGGTGTGCAGCATGCTCTGCTACGCACCATACATCGCATTCCAGCTCTTCCCGCGATTCTACACGTTGGTGCCCGCCGGTATCCTTGTGGGTATGGGCGCCGCACCCATGTGGGCGTCCAAGGCCACCTATTTGACGCAGGTTGGACAGGTGTATGCCAAGATCACGGAACAGGCGGTGGATGCCATTATAGTGCGATTCTTTGGCTTCTTCTTCCTTGCCTGGCAATCCGCTGAGCTCTGGGGCAATCTCATCTCCAGTTTGG TCCTCTCCAGCGGCGCTCATGGCGGTGGCAGCAGCTCGAACACGACGGTCAGCGAGGAGGATTTGCAGTTCTGCGGTGCCAACTTCTGCACCACCGGAAGCGGCGGCCATGGCAACCTGGAGCGTCCGCCAGAGGATGAGATCTTCGAGATCTCGATGATCTATCTGTCCTGCATTGTGGCCGCCGTCTGCATCATCGCCTTCTTCCTGGATCCCCTCAAGCGGTATGGTGAGAAGCGCAAGGGCTCCAATTCCGCCGCCGAGTTGTCCGGACTGCAACTGCTGTCTGCCACCTTCCGCCAGATGAAGAAACCGAATCTGCAGCTCCTCATCCCCATCACCGTTTTCATTGGCATGGAGCAGGCTTTCATTGGTGCCGATTTCACCCAGGCCTATGTGGCCTGCGCCCTGGGAGTGAACAAGATTGGCTTCGTCATGATCTGTTTCGGTGTGGTGAATGCCCTCTGCTCGATCCTCTTCGGATCGGTGATGAAGTACATCGGTCGCACGCCCATCATTGTCCTGGGCGCCGTCGTCCACTTCACCCTGATCACCGTCGAGCTCTTCTGGCGCCCCAATCCCGATAATCCCATCATCTTCTATGCCATGTCCGGCCTGTGGGGCGTCGGCGATGCCGTGTGGCAGACCCAGATCAACGGACTGTACGGACTGCTGTTCCGCAGGAACAAGGAGGCCGCCTTCTCCAACTACCGCCTATGGGAGTCCGCCGGATTCGTGATTGCCTACGCCTATGCCACAACACTCTGCACGCAGATGAAGCTCTACATTCTGCTGGCCGTGCTCACGCTCGGCTGCATCGGCTACGTGATTGTGGAGATCCTCTACAGGAAGAAG CAACGCAAGCTCAAGAAGCAGGAGAAGCTGGAGGccgcggagaaggagaaggaggccgccgccgccgcagcagccgccgctTTGGCCGCCGCCGAGGCAGGAGCAGATGGCGTCGAGGAGACCGACGACGAGCTGGACGATCTCGAGGAGGACATTGTGGTCACGCGCCTGTAA
- the LOC27206343 gene encoding dnaJ homolog subfamily C member 22 — protein sequence MGTTQTVSPVAGKDKTNDTSKGSPSKAKSNGQVQGKTKNKEVNALPPQKSVVIAYLCWLFGGIFGLHHLYLHRDRHAFIWWCTLGGYMGIGWMGELFLIPEYVRDANEDPKFVKMFVAKLQAYPKPPYSSKRFVGQVMIGHLFGQVCSMAIPETLVGGWDLSFLHWAIPLFVSLGVWLVGNIGREQGVWWHCLLAAYLAYPARYLIYDETYSLLLTGLVAALTFDGLSKQWRRTPPRRGSPGERTFKLTTAVIIYCAFWGSFLYFNGTISDEDGGEVPIHEAIHNFLASAWWTDLKQALQDTYNYAQHHGWYETWKEVFESMDVDGERNSYKVLGVSATASQAEITAAYRKLSKEYHPDKVKDEGLRAQAHQRFIEIQQAYSVLSKIKSNRRRKNKQYQEEEAIVL from the coding sequence ATGGGCACCACGCAGACAGTATCTCCAGTGGCTGGAAAGGATAAGACCAACGATACCTCCAAAGGATCTCCTTCGAAGGCTAAGTCCAATGGCCAGGTCCAAGGCAAGACCAAAAACAAGGAGGTCAACGCTCTGCCGCCCCAGAAATCGGTGGTCATCGCCTATCTATGCTGGCTTTTCGGCGGAATCTTCGGCCTGCATCATCTGTACCTGCACCGCGATCGCCACGCCTTCATTTGGTGGTGCACCCTGGGTGGCTACATGGGCATTGGCTGGATGGGCGAGCTCTTCCTGATCCCCGAATATGTGCGGGATGCCAACGAGGATCCCAAGTTCGTCAAGATGTTCGTGGCCAAGCTGCAGGCGTATCCGAAACCGCCGTACTCCTCGAAGAGATTCGTGGGCCAGGTGATGATCGGCCATCTGTTCGGTCAGGTGTGCTCCATGGCCATTCCGGAGACGCTGGTCGGCGGCTGGGATCTGAGCTTCCTGCACTGGGCGATACCGCTCTTTGTTTCCCTGGGCGTTTGGCTGGTGGGCAACATTGGCCGCGAGCAGGGTGTATGGTGGCACTGCCTGCTGGCCGCCTATCTGGCGTATCCGGCCAGGTATCTGATATACGACGAGACCTACTCCCTACTGCTCACTGGTCTCGTGGCGGCACTGACCTTCGACGGCTTGTCCAAGCAGTGGCGCAGGACTCCGCCACGAAGGGGAAGCCCCGGTGAGAGGACCTTCAAGCTGACCACCGCCGTGATCATCTACTGCGCCTTCTGGGGCAGCTTCCTGTACTTCAACGGCACCATTTCGGACGAGGACGGCGGCGAAGTGCCCATCCACGAGGCCATCCATAACTTCTTGGCCTCCGCCTGGTGGACAGATCTGAAGCAAGCCCTGCAGGACACCTATAACTATGCGCAGCATCACGGCTGGTACGAGACCTGGAAGGAGGTGTTCGAAAGCATGGACGTGGATGGCGAACGCAATTCATACAAGGTCTTGGGCGTAAGTGCCACCGCCTCGCAGGCAGAGATCACCGCTGCGTACAGGAAGCTCTCCAAGGAGTACCATCCCGACAAGGTCAAGGACGAGGGCTTGCGGGCCCAGGCCCACCAGCGCTTTATCGAAATCCAGCAGGCGTACAGTGTGCTCAGCAAGATCAAGTCCAATCGGCGGCGCAAGAACAAGCAGtaccaggaggaggaggccatCGTCCTTTGA